TGTTACCTTGAACGCCATGGAAATAAGACTAGCAGTCGTGGATCCTTTTGTTGTACATAAATAAGTTGATGTTCTCTTTtctatggttttgtttttttacatacaaTCCCTGATTAAACCTGATTTTATGTTTGGAGATCAAGTATGatttattaatgattaatgatttcTTACAGGACTACTTGGCAATGACATGATCTTGCCAAATTCTACTCAAAGAATTTCATTGAACCTGGATAGCAAGGGCTTTGagtggtgaaataaaaagcatagaTGAAAGTGTTGAGTTGTGGACAGTGCATAAAAATGGGAACTTAGCAGGATATGAACACAATAAGAAAAAATCATGGTAAAATGAAAGACAGTCACAGAATCCAGTGGGTCTGGTCAGAGTACAATCACATAGAAGTACAGTGTGcagaactgacaaaaaaaaaagtccccgAACAACAGCTTAGACATCAGGAGTTATAGTCTGCTATGTCCCTGATACCCCTTCTAACCAAATATATTACTCTTTGCCATCTTGTACAACCTCTAATGAGAAAACCTTGAGGTTTTGATAAAGGGGGCTTGTCATGTTATGGTCCTGATAGTAGCACAGTTACATgatatatgtgaatgtgtttgggctgtattaatgtattaattgcgCAGATTGTTGCATTCAACCCTTTGATGACACATAGACTCGAAACAATgctgaaattttacatttttatattctttaaaGAATATTCTCTTCTGCAGCTGATTTTGCATGAGCTTTCTTCCCTTACTGATGTTTTAGAACTTAACCCAATCTTTTCCCTTGCACCCATTCACAGTTGCCAGCTGTTTTTGCTATATTGAGTGGGTCTGCATTTCCAATGGCTTGAGTCATGATCCTGTATGAGGGGTAGACTAGGACCTTACGGGACAGGATGCTCCAGGTATTAAAGCCAGACCTTAAACCCAGGTGAACTGACTTACTCTCAAAAGATGGacttcagtgaaaacattttcGTTTCGGGCTAGTCTGAAGACCAgcaacaatgcaatgtaatatctCTGGACATGTACTGCCCTGTATTGTACAGTGCAGGTATTTGTGTAGTAAGCTGtaaaatgtggggaaaaatgaggAGGATGATGGGGCTAGCTAGATCTTCCCTGGttgcaaaataacattttccagCTCCCCTCTCAGCAGAGATGGCTGATCTGCCTGCTGGACCGGTTTGTTTGTAGTAGGGCTCCCTTGCTGGGTGTTCATGGGAGCGGTTGAAAGCAGAGCCTGTTTACTttacttttcctgtttttttgggTAACGTGCATCCCGGGGAACGGGGGAGGAAGGGATATCCCGCCACGGTGAGTCATGCAGCGGGCCGAGGGATGCGTGCCCAATCTTAACACGCCTCCCCTGTCCTGAGCTCCCCTAGTGAAGCATCCGGCGGGCTTTCCCATTCATCTGCCAGTCATCTCGGGAGCCGTGCTGTGCCGGTCTgccgaggggggggggaatgttTTCCTCTTCACTGCTTGGATCCGAACCCTCGCCTGGAAAGAACAGACCTGGGCCTTACACATTTTCCAAGAGAAACAGGAGGAACTTTGTGAATCCTTCCTGTACGTTTCAGGTTGTTTTATTTGAAGAGAATGGAAAAGCCATGCTCTTCTTTGTGACGCAGCCGCTTCTGTGAGCTACATTACGTTACTGGCAgttagcagactctcttatccagagtggcttacataggatacaatttttacatgttatccatataGCTGGACATTGATGCTATTGATAGCATACTGAtgcatttctgggttaagtactttaaGCAATGGTAGCAGCAGTCCCCCAGCAcggaattgaaccagcaacccttcaggtacgagccctgcaccttaccaccttgccacactgctgtcccgcTGCCCATTTATGCAATGGGTGTTCATCCACACTGATGTATTGACAAAGCAATGTAAGTGGCAATGACCTGCACTGTAGAGTGGTGCCATTCTTCACAGAGCTAGTGGCAGGAGGCCCTGATCCTCTTAGTATACTGGGGCCCGGGTCCCACCAGAAGAAGCAAGCATGCCAGCGCCAGCTGCAGACCCACTGCCGCCAAAGTAGATCTTCCTGTGCCCTGTTGCGTAATGtctggtgctctgtgctggcaTGGCCCTGGGCGCATTCGTGATGTGAATTGGCGACAAATGAGTGCGGGGCATAATTCCCTTGAAGTGGTATGCTTTAAAAAGACTACTCAGAATGTACGCTGGAGGAAAAGAAGTACATGTGAATGAGTTTACCCAATTTGAATGCGGGCTTTTGTATAGAATGCCATAAATGAGTCTTGTTACCCAAGTAGAATGTGTCACCATGGTAATGatccttcttttttcccccctcccctatGTGAGCTTCcttggccctctctctctctgtggttctgcTATAAAAGGAGAACAGAAGGAAGCCAGAAGAGGAAGATTTATTAATAGCAGTTTTAAAGGAATTCATATCAGTCACTTGTGTTTTCATCTAGACTGAAAATTGAACGCATCAGTGGGTACCTTTGAGCATACTGCCACGGCCCTTGTATGAGTCTCAGTGTAACAGCAGAGGTCAGAGTAGAACATAGCTAGACAATGATATTTAGACAGCcttatgcattgtgtgtttccTGTGATCAGCTTGTTATCTCTTTACATTAAAGCAGGAAGTCAGCTGCATAATCCTGGGGAGGAAACAGCTGATGTAGTATGTCAGCGTACAGCCTGTCCAAGCATGGCAgccatctctcttcctctgtggatCTCTCCAGGGTTCACACGTTGTGGCACTCTCAAGgctataaaaacaaacaggggaaaaaaaattcatagGACTGATTGTACGTTTAACAGGTTGCGTGTGGCCCTGCCAAGGTCAACCCCGACTTCGTCTCCCGGGCTGATTTCCCCAGCAGTGCCAGACTGCTGTTTTATCaatctctgcctgtgttttccCACTGGATGGACAATGGATGGAGTCTGCTGTTCTTTGTAGCATTTTTCATGTCAATTGGATTCGTGGGACATTGgtaacagaaaatatttgacAGCTTTATTAAACGTTGagcatttctgtgtgttgttcaggataaaaaaaataaaaaaaacaaagcagcttatttttcaagaacaaaatctatttttctatgtcaataaaatgttttgtttcaacCGGACTGATTCAGCAGGCATTAAGATCTCGCAGTTGAGACTGACATGTACAAAACATAGGATTGAATGCGATGCATAGATCCAATGAGAAATTCctgacatttttgacatttttttctgccctaaaaAACAACTTTACATTTGTTTGCAGAAGGGCACGTAAGTCCAGTCTGACAGCATTGCGTCAGCATTCTAGGCCTCTAGGTGTCATTCTACTTCTAGATTTAATCTGCTTGAATTCGAGGTCAATCTACCATTTACATTCAGCTCCTCATTGCAGTCGGAGAGTACCTACAATGCAACAGTGTCCTACCCTTTCTAGTGGGTTGAATGTGATTTACCACACTGCACCAGGTGCACCAGGACATTGGCATGTTGCTGTTGTAAATTAAACGTGAGATCATCTCATCACTGTGCTGGCAGTTGGCAAACCCTGAGGAAAGTTTAAATATTTGACCTGTAAAACTATTTGGACAGTTTCGTATAATCTCGCTTGTTCTGTCCATGCTTGTGATATTAGATATCAGTTGTCCTTACACCAGTGGTCAAATGTTGGGCATTCTGCTGGCCCACcattcttttttcctgcaaatATGACTGTGAGAACTGTGACACTGAGACTCAAAAAACTAATCCTCTACTAGGAAACAAGTTTGGCGCAGATCTGGTGGTGACTGTTCCCTTTATTGAAATTTTAGACTGTAGCATTGAGTTATTTGCTTAATCAAGGCTGACCTTGATTAGCCAGACGCTTATCTGTCCCGTCTAACATGGGTGGGTAACCAGGAAGCAGCCCTGCGGTCTGTGTGCCTTTCTGCACCTTGGTCAGTAACAGAACAAATCAGCCTTTCCTGTTTTTACCATGGTCATCACCTTCCCCATGAAGCCGCACCTCCTGCGTCTGAATGCGGCTCAACacttttcagctgaaaagaCGGGTACAAAGACTGGTTAGAAAAGGGTGTAAGCAATAGATTGAATCCAGTAAAACACTgtcagtaaattaaaaaaatacccttTGAAGAAGCGTCTAATAATGaattgaaatgctgttttcctAGTCTTACATTTAATACTGGGGGTTGCTCATTAGAATGTTGAACGAGTTACATAggtgacaataatgtaaatgtaaatgtagcagatgctcttatccagagtgacttgcatagatGCAATgttacatggtatccatttatacagctggatattgtgGTGAAGGTGATTGTGGGTTAAATAACCTTGTCCAAAGGTAGAATAGCAATGCTCCAGGAGTCAATTTACCCAGCcctgttacaagccctgttccttaccactatgctacactgctgtccttgGAAATTGAGGGAAATGTCTTTTACAGGTAAAAAGGCATTGCCGTGTCTTGTAGACTGGGTCAAAGGGTAAAGGGTGAGCAAGTTGTGCATCTTTATTGAGGCCTCCGCTGAAGGTTTCCCTAAGAATGCACTGTTCCGCATTTTATGAATGGCATCACAGCTCTTGCAGTGGAGCAAAATTCCTCTGCCTGCTAAGCCCTGTGTAGGACTTCAGTGACAAGATTAAATTGGCTGTATTTTGGCTTGGGTTTGGCAGTGCACCATTATCATAGCCAATGTTGTCGTGTCTTTACAAATTGCAAGTGTGCCATCTCTCATCTTTAAAACTGGTTGAGCTGGTTGAGTTATCTATGGACTCCAGACTTCTTGCAACACTAAGTAAGAcatcatttttactttattgaCTTCTTTATACTCTTGAATAGTTTTGCTTCCTCAGCCTCCTTAACTTGTAGATTCAGTGTAATGAACTATGACTGTCAAACCTAAAAACAGGCAagataaaatgttgaaaatgccaTTACCCAAGAGTTGGGGAACTGAAGATCTGGATCATTGGTAACTGGTAAGCCCCTATAACATTCtggcaggggggaaaaaataggTGAGAAGGAAGTGTGTCTCAGGTGTATTCCAGGAAAACCCAGGCCTGGCCTTGATGTCAGCTTTATTGTATCAGCAAAACAGAACCAAAGTGGCATGGTCTCAAAATAGCCATGACAGAGAAGTGACCTGTCTGTGAACTTCAGTGTCGGCAAATTGATTCTCTGTCCCCGCGTGCTCCACATTGCCGTGACATCACTGGATCACTGCGTGTCTCTCCCTGATGATGCAGCACCACATGGCCCGGTAAGCAATGATAAATAGGGTGCAGCCgaaatgcaaatatttactCCCTCATATTTCTGCAGTTGCTAGGCGCACTACAATAACAAGCTGAAGCCCTATGTGGTTTGCAAGTGACCTTGTAGGTTCCCTAACCGCATTCTGCaccttaaaatatgtttaaaatgctgCTTTTGTGGTCACAGCAatagaatgtttatttttgagaaCAAACTATTGTTCATTATTTCCTCCTGGGAGCATGGTCAAAAATGTCTGAGTGGGTGCAGGTCTTTGcaatggtgggggggggggtgggggggggggttcaacagcatgaaaataaacagatgatTTGTGAGAGGTCAGAGCAACcggggcagcagagtggtggaGTTAtaaaggagctgggcttgtaacccaaagggtTGAAGTTTGAATCCAAGGGGAGCAATGCTGTTGTTTCCTTGAACAAGTTTCCCCCGACCTctattgcttcagtaaacatccggacgattaaatgaataaaatgaaaagtgtcACCTATACAAGTTAGCCTTGTTGTGTGTCTGTCGGCTGAGTAAATGCGTAAATGGTATgagcagggagggaggtagTTGGCAAAACAAGACAGCATGATCAAGTAGTTTGGTGGGGCGTAAATGGCAGATTTAGGAAACAGTGTTGCAACATGTCATCTTCTTCAGTTGTTATTCCTGACTCAACCGCATGAGATGAATGAATCATGCCACCCCCCCACAGTAAGAATGGGTAGCAACAGGAACCTTCGGGCTCCGCATTCCCCTCTGAGCACAGGAGTTGCATCTATCGATACCTCAGAGGGGGAAACGGTGGTTTGTTGTGTAATGTTTGCACTGTCCCCTTAGAAACACTGTGACATATGGGAATACTATGTAAGAAATGGAAATTCAGGTAGAACGCAGCAGATTACATTGTGTCCTTTGTTTAGCAGGCCCCAGTGTCATAACATGGCTTATGTTTAACATACACAGTTATCTGGAGAACATATTTAGACAACTGGATATGCACTGAAGTAACTGAGATGCAAGTACCGTACTTCAGCTCTACTGCATTCAACAGTAGGTATACAAGAACTGACAGCGACATAGACtttaaacattgttaaaaatctGGTTTCTTCACAACAATGgactttttccctctttccagCTCCAACCTGAGCTAAGCACTTCTACAGGggctttttcaaaaaaatatagGACCAAAATTAGTTATCACAATtttatttggcattttaaaatgttacatttgtttgtgttcaacAAAATAggtacataaaaaaaatcaacagtacTTATAAATCAGGTTACTCAAAATGAGACATTACAAAAGTCAATATTATTTgaagcttaaaaaaaatctgcaagtACCTTACAGCAgcacatatattttaaaatccactgcaaaaaaaaaaaaggggggggggggagggagaatcAAACTTAAAGGCGCTTTGTTTCAAACATACACCGAAATTAAACGAAAAGGAATCTAGCTGCTAATCTCTCATTATAATCTTGGTATTATTAGCTGACTGTGTTTTGTACAACTTTAGAGGGCTGGTCCCACACTAATCTAAACCCACAAATTTCCACCAAGTACGGAACTGGTAAATTAGTAACTGGCTTATCGTGTTCCACCTAACCGGCTCTTGGCCGCCGCCGTCAGATTAGAAGTTGTAAGGCTGTACGTAAAAGCTGCGACccctggacagagagagactaaCATAAATTAACAAGGAGGCATGGCGTTGTCATGGATACGGGATCCTCCTCACACCACCTCCTGCGTCTTCTTGATGGCGCAGCAGAGCATCATGCTGAAGATCATGCCGAAGATctggacagagaggcagaacgGAATGGATAGAGTTGAGGGCACAAATGTGACAACCTGTGCTCAACCCGGCGTCGGATCCGCAGGTCAAGCTTAATTGCTTTGTACGATGCTGTCAGCTTGCACGGCTCTCATTTTCTGGGTTAAAtccccaagagtacaacagctgTACCTGGCCTGGAATTTTAATTTGCCACCAACTGGTTATAGGTCTTCTTCCATAATTGTTGTGCCACAGTAATGCACAATGGTGAAAGTCTTTCATCTTAGAAGATAGCTCTCTCTCATAGATTATTTTCCCTATTTTACCCATTTGTTACAGGCAAATATTTGCCTAAATCAGCAAATCAGTTGACAGTGCCAACACTGCAACACTCTGGTGCTGTGACATCACCTATGTCATCCGGTCTGTGCTAGAGGTCCAAACTCAAGGCCTGACTCACCATGATGATGCCAATGCCAATTCCGACCCCTCCGATGATGTGGAGCTTGGAGCTGAACATTTCCTCAATGGCGCTGGGGCAGCTCTGATCCGAGCCAAGAAACACAGTCAAGTTAAAGAGGTGCGTTGTCATTCATGgtgttcagttcttttttttttttttttattaaaatgcactggTGACATAGTGATGAATTCAACTCCAATTACATTTCAGCACAATGTGACCACTGCATTTCAATAACCAATCCCTGAAATAAGACAGGTGGTGTATGTCAGCTGACAAGAGAGTCTTACTTTAGTAATGAATTGGTCCAGTCCCTCTTTTTTCGGACAGGTGTCTGCGGCGCCATCGAAGGGGGTACCGGTGGGCCCACAGCAGTTCAGCTGCAGGGGAAGATGGAGTGTAGTTAGAGCCATTCTGTCGgataacacagtgacacttcTCTAATTAGAGCTGTATGGCGTGCAATTTCAATGAGTGAAATGAACATTAAATCAGGTTTCAAAGAAGATTGCCACAATAAGGTACTTAAATCATAAACACCCTTTTAATCATTTGATGAAAAATCTGTACATCTTTTGTATAGTTTGCATTGCTTGTGGTGAGGTATTATCAATTGTTTTACTAgcacaacaaaaatatgaagaaatgaacaattagCACTTAATGTGggtgtgctgttttcacagaattCTACTGGAACTGGAAGacaagttaagtaccttgtgcTGATATGCACGAGTTTTAATGTCTCTGGACTGTGAtacgatttttttttcctgttgactTTGAAATACAGTCCTTGAATGTCACCCAGTATGTCACCCACAGATGACACTCAGCacatcaatattaaaaaaatatcccTCATTAAGGGAAACAGACAAATTAGGCCACTTCATTAACACACAGGTGTCATGTAGCTGTGCTAATGATTCCTCTACATTTTTCTAGATTTACTACTGTTTATCTTCCCAATGTTGCGAatatttttaagtaatttttTGGCCTAAAAATGTTACAGGACCAAAAAGGTCATTAAGTCTGAAACATGACAAAGGTCAGGTGTGACTGAACCCACCCCAAACTGGATGAGACGCAGCGTCTCTTTCAGTGCTTCCTGTTTGGTCTTTTTGTAGTTTTCGAAGGTCTCGGTATAGAACGTCTTCACATCCTCCACAACCTGtaagagtgagtgagagagaggtgcacTGCTTCGTTACAGAGGTTTTTTAAACagcgagagagggggaagtCATATCGGTTCCATCTCGAATGGCTTGACAGGAGACGACTTCACTTTACCCATTGCAACTGATCCTAACTTGTAAATGTAAAGACAATAAACAGATCTCTGCCTGACTGAagattaaaacaacaaacagcttCAAGATTTTACCAACCTTGTCTTGGTTGGAAAAGCCCCAGATCCCAGCAGCAACTTCAACTGCAAATATGATTagcaggaagaagaagaacTGGAAGGAGAGCACAAATAAATTATAACTGCATCCGTCAATGCATAGGCATGAGGAAAAAGTCATAACCAAACAGTGCAGTTTCAGATGAGTgattttttgtcagtgtgttccTAATCTTTAACTAGAGAGTGTTTTCAGCTTCGGGTCCTGGAGTGAAGGGCTGCCGCACATCACAAACGGGTTGacgtcagacacacagacatttgGGGCAGGACGTCTGAACTCTAATCGTCACTGCCTTCTTCCCAGCTGTGTATTAGTAACAACAAAAGGCCATCACATCACTTTAGGCCATTTAGTCAGAATATTAATGCCAGATTCCTTATGAATACCAACTCTGCCTATAGATTCACAAGTGTTGAGCTTCTGTCATTACGCAGCTACCCATAACTTTTGGTTTAAGGTGAAACTTAGATAAGGGAGGATATTTAACACTGTAAGTTAATACCAAAGCAAAACAcccattaaaaataagaatcaGACCAACAGGTAACAGACTTACCAGTCCCAGCATGCATGGCGATTCCTGGATTGCTCCACAGCAGCCCAGGAAACCCACCACCATCATGAGGGCTCCAGCTACAATCAGGATGTAGAcccctgagagagaaagaaagagacactGGGTCACTGCACCAATCTTTAGCCAAGGCAGGTTACTGGCCCAGACCGGAGTGGTGTACTTTACCAGGATACGGCATGTACAGATGAGTAAAATAAGAACAAGTACTTTTTTGCGCAGTAATATTGCATGATGTAGTTTAGCTGAGTAGAATAACAGAGCGAGTGATAGACCAATTAATTTTGCAgtaggttttttgtttttttctttccaacaaGTGGTTTTGATTTTATCAGACAGAATAATGGCCATAACGTGATCAGATACATTATGTAGATTGTGACCTAGGGTTTGGGGAAATTTGTCAGCAAAATATCTTTCCCCCTTAACATAGCAGAGTTAAGAAAGTTACACATCTTTGGCAGAGGAGGACCTGTCAGACCAACTGGTACAAAAGAGATAAGGTATAAGCTATACACATACAAGATAACAAGACCTGAGACTTTGGTGCATCAAATGTTAAACCACACAAATAGCACCACCCACCAGCACATCTCCTGGGCTGCCTGCAATTAAGATGTTTGTCATAGTGATGCAGCCCTCTTGCACTATTTCCTGGCTTTGTCTGTGGCAGCGACTGCcaatgccaccccccccccccccccaaaagttATCAGTTTGACTGAAAAGTACATaatcaaaaaaggcaaaagttATGCACAATTttgaagggggaggggcatgcAGGAATAAAGAAAAAGGGAACAATGGCTTCCCTGTCCTTTCAATGAATCAACTCTCTCTGTATCTGCTGTCGATGGGGACCTCTGCCAGGTCCACCGTGACCCCACCCACCAAATCTGGGGCAACAGCACTTCCATTATATTATAGCGAAGCCATGCCCCACCCACAGACACTGTCTGTTTTAGCCTTGGAGGTTAGCTGGCCTTTCATTTATCTGCAGGACAGGGACAGGAATGTAGTTTTTGATCCCCCCCGGCCTCAGTTTTTGACTTTAGAAAGCGTGGATTTGCTTGGCTTGGATTTGCTGGGAGCTTGGTGTTTGACTTCAGAGAGGATCTACAACTTGAAACAAGGTTTCGGTCAGAGGTATTGTCATCAGTTTTCGTTTTAAACGCAAGTGCCTGCACTGCTGAGGAGACCTTTCACTGACATGTCTTGAACTGACGCATTTGCAAACTCCAACCACGGCAGTTTTAGCCAAACATCCCAACAAGGATTTTCTGAATTATAGACCATGTTACCCTAAAATATCCTTGTGGTGCTACAGAGGAATAGGTGGTTCCCTCCCCCGTTATTACAGTACTATATTAttgaaagccattttaaaacaagaactCGGCACTGTAGCGGTGCCAGAGGTGGTATCAGTCCTtctctgtgtacacacacacacacaaattctctcACGCCTGTACCTTCACACGCACCGGATGGAGTCTCTTTGATTAAGATAACACTGCCTCGCCCACAAGCAGAGCAAGGCCTCGTTCCCATGGATACCACCCTTCTCGGAGCTGAGGAGCCCGGGGGATtagaggaggagatggggtgggCTCTTAGCCTTACCTGTGAAGAAGACCGAAGGAGAACCCTCTCCTTCGAAAAGGCCTTTGGTCCTGGAGTCGAAACGAAGCCATAGCCCAATAGCGAGCACCAACGTTCCTGCAAGCTGAGCAAACACAAGCAAACTTGTTCAGTGCGAGTTTTGGGGCGTCGCCCTCTTTAGGTTCATTTCAACACCATTCGTACTGCAGTTTAGCTGCAGGTGCTCGATGGACTACAAATGTCAATTTGCCCGATTTACGCTGTGGACAAATACTgaaattttgtcatttctaCTGCAGCTCCTGTAGAGATCGAACGGCACGACAGCGCTAACACGTCATAAAACTGAACAATCCAGCTCCTTGACAAAGGCCCTTTCATGCCAAGAACAATGTGCCCTGCTGCTCTGCTCAGCTTTTCAATGATGAGCTCAAACGTGTTTGTGTCAAACTGCGTAAAGACAGTCCTGGGTCTCATCATGTGGTTGCAAATGATGTTTGTGTGTAGCAATATTTTCCAGATTTGGGTTAAAGCGTTGCCTAATAATCATTGCAGTGTTCTAGCAGAGACACTGGGATTTACATTTACTATAGATTAGATGGATTTCAAATGTACCACATCTAGTGGTGTATGAAATTAACACAGGCTCTGAGAGGTGTAATTCATTTCACGTTAACATGGACCCACGTCAATCCATGAATGCAATCAGGGGCTGTGGGGTATTTAcatgaggcagcagtgtggaaaagGAGAAATGTGGCCAAGTCCGTTTGTTCAGGAGTATCCTACTGATGTATGAAGTTTGTTTCGGCCAAAAGATATCCATCATAACTGTAACACAACGTACCTGTTTCTAGACAACAAAGTTTCAGCATCCAGGAACTACCACTGACAGGCaataatacatttgaaacaGAAATCATGCCAAACATACAGACTGGAAATAAGCCACCAATACTtaacacacagaacaaaccTCTCCGTAGTAAAATGCAGACATTATGCATATTGGTATAACATcacataataatgtaattttattccTGCACATGTTTAGTTTACTTTCATCTTATGTACAGGATATGACAACTTGTATATGATGCAGCAATGGTTTTCCCCGTTGTTCTGGAAATAGATACCCAGTTACAAGTGAGGCAAGTGAGCCGAGCTTAATGTGTGAAATCAACAGAGGTGTGCTAACTTTATCAGTCATACTGCAGCAAATTTAGGTTGGACAGGAAGATGGGTGTAACGCATTTCAGCTCAGCGGTTCAACACCCGTGgtttcatgcacacatacttaCACTGCAAGAAATCATTGTAAGACTGCTAGCCTGCATTATGcagtgtttccatggtgacataTAGGGTTGTTGTACATGTGACAATGTGCCTGCTCTGTCTCAGCACTGCAGAGTTACACCACAAGAGGTTGCACAAAGCATCAAATGTACAAAGGTGGCATGCAGATAAATCTTTCCTGCCACATGCATAACTGTGAAACCTTCTCAACAGACCAATGATCATCCCTGAcaatatttactttttgtttttcctttctatTACCTTTTGTTACCGTGCACATTTCCTTTGTACTGtcataatatatacatttacattaatgacTTCATTTTCCTGATTATTGTTAAGGAATGTAGTAGCATCTATATTCTGAATGCATGACAAGAATAGCCACCTTCCTTGGATAGTACTCGTCTTAACACTGTGCCTGTTTTGCTTTGAACAGCACTACTGAAAGCCAGAAATGTTTGCTACCTCTCACAATGCACTCATTTCACTTCAATTTGTGTTACAGTGTAAGCAAAGTCTTATAGATGATGCCCGCAACTTAAATTATAGGCTGTTAAATCTTTCATATGCAGTGCatggagagattttttttccagtatgcATATCCAGTGCAACAGTACTGAGCACTTCAAAGTTAGACAAGTATTCAAAAACAGTCGGCCATTTTTAAGAGAAGAataatgtttgcatgtttttatattttacagttaggaagggggaggggggagatcCTTTTATTCCTGCAGGTTTTTGCCTACAAAGACAATATGGCTCCACCTGTACAGTGAAAATGGAATATCACTTCACCTGTAACGTGCTTCAGAGACATTAGGTATGTCCCACACAGTCATGCTTGAGTGAgatgtgtgcacacatttgtgtgtacagtaaagTTTGAGCACAGAATCAGAGCTTTCAACAGCAGAGGAATGGACTGTGAggcataatttttaaaaaaaaaatgtagtcataACTTCCCAAGTTTGATCTGATAACCATAGGAGAGGCCCTTGATGAGGGACTAGAACTCCCTCTGGTAGGTTTGGGGATAGCTGGTTTTCTGTACAAGCTAGAACATTACTGGGGAGGGTCTGGAATTACAGGActtacacaaaaacagagacacagaaagaagaGTGATCAAGATCACATGCACTGCACAGTTCAGGTGAC
The sequence above is a segment of the Megalops cyprinoides isolate fMegCyp1 chromosome 23, fMegCyp1.pri, whole genome shotgun sequence genome. Coding sequences within it:
- the cd9b gene encoding CD9 molecule b isoform X2, whose amino-acid sequence is MGQGGLQCVKYLMFGFNFVFWLAGTLVLAIGLWLRFDSRTKGLFEGEGSPSVFFTGVYILIVAGALMMVVGFLGCCGAIQESPCMLGLFFFFLLIIFAVEVAAGIWGFSNQDKVVEDVKTFYTETFENYKKTKQEALKETLRLIQFGLNCCGPTGTPFDGAADTCPKKEGLDQFITKSCPSAIEEMFSSKLHIIGGVGIGIGIIMIFGMIFSMMLCCAIKKTQEVV
- the cd9b gene encoding CD9 molecule b isoform X1, which encodes MAVLTGGEKCVKYLLFTFNFIFWLAGTLVLAIGLWLRFDSRTKGLFEGEGSPSVFFTGVYILIVAGALMMVVGFLGCCGAIQESPCMLGLFFFFLLIIFAVEVAAGIWGFSNQDKVVEDVKTFYTETFENYKKTKQEALKETLRLIQFGLNCCGPTGTPFDGAADTCPKKEGLDQFITKSCPSAIEEMFSSKLHIIGGVGIGIGIIMIFGMIFSMMLCCAIKKTQEVV